One Curtobacterium sp. MCLR17_007 DNA window includes the following coding sequences:
- a CDS encoding epoxide hydrolase, which yields MTAMWIDDDTITDLRARLRATRWPDAPQGTGWSLGVDVDELRDLVAYWADGFDFDAHRDALASLPSRRVEVDGIGVTVLVAPSTASDRAALPLLLAHGWPDSTWRYRKVLPLLTAAGFDVVVPDMPGYGFSDVPPQVLDARQVAGLWTTLMTSLGHERFAVAGGDIGTHVARYLALDHPDRVVAVHRIDGGLPWPGIDVSTLSPPERNFVAATTAWRDTEGAYAMMHRTKPQTAAVGLTDSPAGLAAWIIEKLRSWSDCDGDLWSVYTRDEVLALVTEYWATGSIGSAMRMYHANAAIPPEQSARRVEAPSGFSLYPGDLVTAPREWLERTTNLVYLSEPARGGHFAPVEQPESYVAELVAFLEPFRGVARG from the coding sequence ATGACCGCGATGTGGATCGACGACGACACCATCACCGACCTCCGGGCACGGCTGCGGGCGACCCGGTGGCCCGACGCTCCCCAGGGCACCGGGTGGTCACTCGGCGTCGACGTGGACGAACTGCGCGACCTGGTGGCGTACTGGGCCGACGGGTTCGACTTCGACGCCCACCGCGACGCCCTGGCATCACTGCCGAGTCGCCGGGTCGAGGTCGACGGCATCGGCGTCACCGTGCTCGTCGCCCCCTCGACGGCGTCCGACCGTGCGGCGCTGCCGCTGCTGCTCGCGCACGGCTGGCCCGACTCGACGTGGCGCTACCGCAAGGTGCTTCCGCTGTTGACCGCCGCCGGGTTCGACGTCGTCGTGCCGGACATGCCCGGGTACGGCTTCTCCGACGTGCCGCCGCAGGTGCTCGACGCCCGTCAGGTCGCGGGCCTGTGGACGACGCTGATGACCTCGCTCGGCCACGAGCGGTTCGCCGTCGCCGGCGGGGACATCGGCACACACGTCGCCCGGTACCTGGCGCTCGACCACCCCGACCGCGTGGTCGCCGTGCACCGCATCGACGGCGGGCTGCCGTGGCCCGGGATCGACGTGTCGACGCTGTCCCCACCGGAACGGAACTTCGTCGCCGCGACCACCGCGTGGCGCGACACCGAAGGCGCGTACGCGATGATGCACCGAACGAAGCCGCAGACCGCCGCGGTCGGGCTGACCGACTCACCGGCCGGGCTGGCCGCGTGGATCATCGAGAAGCTGCGGTCGTGGAGCGACTGCGACGGGGACCTCTGGTCGGTGTACACGCGGGACGAGGTCCTGGCGCTCGTGACCGAGTACTGGGCGACGGGCTCGATCGGCTCCGCGATGCGGATGTACCACGCGAACGCGGCGATCCCGCCCGAGCAGTCCGCACGTCGGGTCGAGGCGCCGTCGGGGTTCTCGCTGTACCCGGGGGACCTGGTGACGGCGCCGCGGGAGTGGCTCGAGCGGACCACGAACCTGGTGTACCTGTCCGAGCCCGCGCGGGGAGGGCACTTTGCACCCGTCGAGCAGCCGGAGTCGTACGTTGCCGAGCTGGTCGCGTTCCTCGAGCCGTTCCGGGGCGTCGCCCGAGGATGA
- a CDS encoding arsenate reductase ArsC, with protein MPDKLAVLFVCVHNAGRSQMAAGYLRHLAGDRVEVFSAGSEPAEHVNPVAVQAMAEEGIDITSEQPKILTTDSVRHADVVVTMGCGDACPVFPGKRYEDWDLADPAGQPLDAVRPIRDDVRRRVAALVAELTA; from the coding sequence ATGCCCGACAAGCTCGCCGTCCTGTTCGTCTGCGTCCACAACGCCGGCCGCTCCCAGATGGCCGCCGGGTACCTGCGGCACCTGGCCGGGGACCGCGTCGAGGTGTTCTCCGCCGGCTCCGAGCCCGCGGAGCACGTGAACCCCGTCGCCGTGCAGGCGATGGCCGAGGAGGGCATCGACATCACGAGCGAGCAGCCGAAGATCCTGACGACCGACTCCGTGCGCCACGCCGACGTCGTCGTCACGATGGGCTGCGGCGACGCCTGTCCCGTCTTCCCCGGCAAGCGCTACGAGGACTGGGACCTCGCCGACCCCGCAGGGCAGCCGCTCGACGCGGTCCGCCCGATCCGCGACGACGTCCGCCGCCGGGTCGCGGCGCTGGTCGCCGAGCTCACCGCCTGA
- a CDS encoding glucose 1-dehydrogenase yields MTSPFSLDGRSAVVTGGNQGLGKAFAFGLAEAGARVAIVGRSAERNARVAMEAAEAGHEFVTITADITDDDQVTRMTDEALAAFGRIDVLVNNAGTCVHDEAFAVTDQAWDDVFALNVRALWKATIAVGAHMRDAGSGSIVNIGSMSGIIVNRPQWQPAYNASKAAVHHLTKSLAVEWAPYGIRVNALAPGYVKTEMAPVDRPEFQRHWVEDTPQQRFALPEEIAPSVVFLASDAASFITGSVLVADGGYTAV; encoded by the coding sequence ATGACATCCCCGTTCAGCCTCGACGGCCGGAGCGCCGTCGTCACCGGCGGCAACCAGGGCCTGGGCAAGGCGTTCGCGTTCGGTCTCGCCGAGGCCGGCGCCCGCGTCGCGATCGTCGGTCGTTCCGCAGAACGCAATGCACGGGTCGCCATGGAGGCGGCCGAGGCCGGCCACGAGTTCGTCACCATCACCGCGGACATCACCGACGACGACCAGGTCACCCGCATGACCGACGAGGCCCTGGCGGCGTTCGGGCGGATCGACGTCCTGGTCAACAACGCCGGCACCTGCGTGCACGACGAGGCCTTCGCCGTCACGGACCAGGCCTGGGACGACGTGTTCGCCCTGAACGTCCGGGCGCTCTGGAAGGCGACGATCGCGGTCGGGGCGCACATGCGCGACGCCGGCTCCGGGTCGATCGTGAACATCGGCAGCATGTCCGGGATCATCGTCAACCGCCCGCAGTGGCAGCCCGCCTACAACGCGTCGAAGGCGGCCGTGCACCACCTGACGAAGTCGCTCGCGGTGGAGTGGGCGCCGTACGGCATCCGGGTGAACGCGCTCGCCCCGGGGTACGTGAAGACCGAGATGGCACCGGTCGACCGTCCGGAGTTCCAGCGCCACTGGGTCGAGGACACCCCGCAGCAGCGCTTCGCACTGCCCGAGGAGATCGCGCCCAGCGTGGTGTTCCTGGCCAGCGACGCGGCGTCGTTCATCACCGGGTCCGTGCTGGTGGCGGACGGCGGGTACACCGCCGTCTGA